TGGCCGGTTCGGGCACGGTGCTGGATGCGAATTCGCCACGACCGATGAACGCCTGTTCGTAGCCGCTATCCAGGTTGTACATGCTGATTTCCAGGGAGAGCATGTCGTACTGGCTGTCACCGGTGCCGGTCCAATTGTCCAGGAATGCGTTGAGTTCCGGGATGAGGACTGCGTAGGCCGCCTTCTTGGCACCGAGATTGTGCGAGAAGACTTCGCCGTCGAACTCAACGTCTCCTCCGGAGAGCACATAGTTGTCGCTCGTGAGGGGGTCGATGAGATGGTAGGTGCCGTAAACGGTCGAGGTCGTGCTGTTCCAGATGGAGAGCGTCGCGGTGATGTAGAGGTCCTGAGCGCTCCCGGTTTCGTTGTTGTTGAAGTAGAAGACGGGCATGCTGCCGTCCAGGTAGGCCACCAGGGCGGAGATGTTCGCGTCCCAGGAAGTGTCGGAATCCGCGTAGATGCCGTTGTTCACGGTGGGGTCGGCATAGGTGACCGTGGAGTAGGGGGAGTAGCTGTTCGGGATGTCGTAGGCGTTTTCGAAGCCCGTCGTGTTGGCGGCGTCAGCCGTGGTGCCGGTCATGATGACGATGTTGTCCGCCAACTGCCCGGGAGCGGAGTCCAAATAATAGGGATCGCCCGAGTTGAATACCGTGTCGGTGAACCCGGAGGCCACGTAATTGAGTATGGGCAGGGAGTAGGAGTAGAAATCCCCATACTGGCGGGCCAAACCGGTGTCCACGGACGTGGTCAGGTCGGGCAGGACCAGGGCCTCTGCACGTTCGGGCCGGGTGGCGATGATCATGCCGACAATGATGAGCAGGGCAAGTATGTATCTCTTCATGGCGTTTATCCTTGAGTATGTGCGAATTCAGGTGCCGAACACGCTTGATTCGTA
This DNA window, taken from uncultured Pseudodesulfovibrio sp., encodes the following:
- a CDS encoding PEP-CTERM sorting domain-containing protein translates to MKRYILALLIIVGMIIATRPERAEALVLPDLTTSVDTGLARQYGDFYSYSLPILNYVASGFTDTVFNSGDPYYLDSAPGQLADNIVIMTGTTADAANTTGFENAYDIPNSYSPYSTVTYADPTVNNGIYADSDTSWDANISALVAYLDGSMPVFYFNNNETGSAQDLYITATLSIWNSTTSTVYGTYHLIDPLTSDNYVLSGGDVEFDGEVFSHNLGAKKAAYAVLIPELNAFLDNWTGTGDSQYDMLSLEISMYNLDSGYEQAFIGRGEFASSTVPEPATWLLLGLGLLGLPLARRMRRR